From Halapricum desulfuricans, a single genomic window includes:
- a CDS encoding single-stranded-DNA-specific exonuclease RecJ — translation MGPVPELDARAQACADRLLTAEEVLLASHIDADGLTSAAIASTALERAGLAHEVVFKKQLDAEEIASIAAMEYETVLFTDFGSGQLDVISQHVDDGDFEAVIADHHQPSDAGDCAPGFEDTDGYGDFAWHLNPLLEGIDGASELSGAGASYVLARALGGDRNRDLAALAVVGAVGDMQATGGELRGANERVVADGVDAGVVTEARDLSLYGKQTRPLPKLLEYASDVHIPGISNDESGAIAFLEDLGLDLRSDGDWRRWVDLSDGERQTLASALVQRAVSRGVPAEKIDRLVATTYTFPNEPEGTELRDASEFSTLLNATARYERADVGLAVCLGERGEPLERARRLLANHRRNLSEGIDWVTQQGVEQREHVQYFNADDRIRETIVGIVAGMALGNEGVSRSKPIVAFARKSDGELKVSARGTGVLVGQGLDLSVVMREASRAVDGDGGGHDVAAGATIPDGHEEAFLDAADRIVGDQLD, via the coding sequence ATGGGACCGGTTCCGGAACTCGACGCGCGTGCGCAGGCCTGTGCCGATCGATTACTGACGGCCGAGGAGGTCCTGCTGGCCTCGCATATCGACGCGGACGGATTGACGAGCGCAGCGATCGCTTCGACGGCGCTCGAACGTGCCGGACTGGCACACGAGGTGGTCTTCAAGAAACAGCTCGACGCCGAGGAGATTGCCTCAATCGCGGCGATGGAGTACGAGACGGTCCTGTTCACCGACTTCGGGAGCGGCCAGTTGGACGTGATCAGCCAGCACGTCGACGACGGTGACTTCGAGGCCGTGATCGCCGATCACCACCAGCCGTCGGACGCGGGCGACTGCGCCCCCGGATTCGAGGACACCGACGGGTACGGGGACTTCGCGTGGCACCTCAACCCGCTGCTCGAAGGTATCGACGGCGCCTCGGAGTTGTCGGGCGCGGGCGCCAGCTACGTGCTCGCACGTGCGCTAGGTGGCGACCGGAACCGCGATCTCGCCGCCCTGGCTGTCGTCGGTGCCGTCGGAGATATGCAAGCGACGGGCGGGGAGCTACGCGGCGCGAACGAGCGGGTCGTCGCCGACGGCGTCGATGCCGGTGTCGTCACCGAGGCTCGCGATCTGTCGCTATACGGCAAACAGACGCGGCCGCTACCGAAACTGCTTGAATATGCCAGCGACGTACACATCCCCGGCATATCCAACGACGAGTCCGGCGCGATCGCGTTTCTGGAGGATCTCGGACTCGATCTTCGTTCTGACGGCGACTGGCGACGGTGGGTCGATCTCTCCGACGGGGAACGCCAGACCCTTGCAAGTGCGCTCGTCCAGCGAGCGGTCTCCCGTGGCGTCCCTGCCGAGAAGATCGACCGGCTGGTCGCGACGACCTACACATTCCCGAACGAGCCGGAGGGGACTGAACTCAGGGACGCAAGCGAGTTCTCGACGCTGTTGAACGCGACGGCGCGCTACGAGCGGGCCGATGTCGGCCTCGCGGTCTGTCTGGGCGAGCGTGGCGAGCCGCTCGAACGCGCCCGACGACTCCTTGCGAACCACCGACGCAATCTCTCGGAGGGGATCGACTGGGTGACCCAGCAGGGTGTCGAGCAGCGCGAACACGTCCAATATTTCAACGCGGACGATCGGATCCGGGAGACGATCGTCGGCATCGTCGCGGGTATGGCGCTCGGCAACGAGGGCGTCTCGCGGTCGAAGCCGATCGTCGCGTTCGCCCGGAAAAGTGACGGCGAGTTGAAGGTGTCCGCCCGCGGCACGGGCGTGCTCGTCGGGCAGGGACTGGATCTATCGGTCGTCATGCGCGAAGCGTCCCGGGCCGTCGACGGCGACGGCGGCGGGCACGACGTCGCTGCCGGCGCGACGATCCCGGACGGACACGAGGAAGCGTTTCTCGATGCTGCCGACCGGATCGTCGGTGACCAACTCGACTAA
- a CDS encoding glucodextranase DOMON-like domain-containing protein yields the protein MKRREYLTGLAGVGALSAVGQTNAQSDVRRLSLASAVGDDTYHPGPPRFGQVGQKFYDAMFTTFTNFHAGGKDRDNFAPRIVGEPQQDPENYDAENFSWSLTESPEDSSAALEYAPSDESDGETFEQYDTGDQNVVEFAPDVPGRYVLELTGPDGNTYEQLLHIFPENGDQGGPPRVAIEGHYDSDNSEFVLESNPELAPNSTMATADLVVEWLADGRDALSTEDIAVGDGTDSWTARIPKSALGGETARVHAAPWDTNAHGYTDTVVLDPQNEAIEYPNRPPEWIHDGIMYEIFPRSFMGPPEDGEWPTHNSNANFSSFQEKLDYLEELNVDVIWFTPTVPSESGNWKRQNFDEWSGEGNRFKYVGGGPHGYDALSYFQKAEDLTSEYTFSDYVDEPWPWEDGYDPENNARQAARESAMAEFQEFLEAAHQKDINVCIDFVINHGGRHHPFFQDTIASLSETRPSGWTYRGIAENDSSSKYFDWFARKDAPNTTADGDIVDPAPAMTGFAGLRVMPQWNYGNVALREHILAAAEHWAEMGVDAFRCDIAYGVPHSFWKEVREAVREHNSEFMMLDETIPNDPSFAENEFDMHFDTSGFMKSGGQGVVNGGDPMDLYDIVANRKNEGWPDHTLLANSTENHDEQRLYKIARDGARDDPAKAQRAVWAAGVALPGIPFIYYGQERLITENGHQRYDYNGEGNDPRAGDVGPENYKRAFMNWEENGDDVPAEHLQFYKDVTQLYKDEDILKPDADMQKTWFQSDDSVLVFGRSMETDEGTENVVVMVHFDPGTAQVDLLPGTSTTNRFAGDPAGENIGVDNDTEGVTVEFDTLAVVETDTLFSVGDRIAQFDEGTGDDNGPGSYTYPTGDAYGEGAFDMSGFTIHTTADSVQFRAPIAGDLTNPEGYAGGITAQHLQIYLQNPEAENGATEGRAGTNVTFEAPYQYRLVADGENGARVEDHEGNVVAEGSVMANGVADEIVVEIPKTAIEGGIRSYYVAPLMLGYHPDGEGNVMPVQAEAGSNAFGGAETPGQAPRVIDMVVPETSTQSDALAYSSDAKATLPYTSLASEFEIAGRANDETGDDNGPGNFQYPDAPEGDFYEGMWDITNVNIYESRSRARFEYTMATEMQNVWSLNGISQQFPQVYLRDPEAGDDQPTSTEGRNGMNVNFAEPYHYRVVVHGEGTAQVENANGEVVSSDVNLAVDGTDIRFDFPMDAIGGSPRGMDIAALVAPYDGFGTGGVRQSFASQPGEYTIGTSGEPTETAPHVMDMVTPAGTIQAQALAYTADAKAQIPLASWDGVYKIQQGIGSISDPEGDDFGPGSYTYPANLEKGQFDVTNVNIESKAQEWTFTATMGVQKNQFGNDAGFSSQVIQVYIQDPNAPEDAPTSTEGTAGTVSQFQEPYHYVAHIQAGSARLEDANGNAIVEEIPASGDTENNTITFGIPKSPINTEDITQLKTAMMVFSQDGFGENGIRQGINPGEAGDWNFGGGKEGALESAPRVIDLVGPDNVVDQESSLSYSEGSPPLIPLYTIQTLVSGQPPGGGLQAIAAPGPTVFGGVEASLDASKSKDPDGQELTFQWEQTAGPDVQEFNSTDTAQPTFIAPDVEEETTLEFTVTVSDPDDNEATGTTTATVLPQSANDAPIADAGDDKNTKPGNTVSLQSVDSEDPNGGTLSYHWEQTGGTPEVDLVGADSSGAAFNAPDVDSETTLTFELTVDDGQGKTATDTVNVTISPADGGSGTTTESGDGFGPGFGVVSGALGTAGGVAYAAKSLLGDDDPAQPEDVAVEDVEDEE from the coding sequence ATGAAACGAAGAGAATATCTCACAGGACTTGCAGGGGTCGGAGCACTTTCGGCGGTTGGACAGACAAACGCTCAGTCGGACGTTCGTCGGCTGAGCCTCGCCAGCGCGGTCGGGGACGACACGTATCACCCGGGGCCACCGCGGTTCGGACAGGTCGGACAGAAGTTCTACGACGCGATGTTCACGACGTTCACGAACTTCCACGCCGGCGGGAAGGACCGTGACAACTTCGCGCCACGGATCGTCGGCGAACCGCAGCAGGATCCGGAGAATTACGACGCCGAGAACTTCTCGTGGTCACTGACGGAGAGTCCGGAGGACAGCTCCGCGGCGCTCGAATACGCTCCGTCGGACGAATCCGACGGGGAGACGTTCGAGCAGTACGATACGGGCGATCAGAACGTCGTCGAGTTCGCGCCGGACGTGCCCGGCCGGTACGTCCTCGAACTCACGGGTCCGGACGGCAACACCTACGAGCAGCTGCTGCACATCTTCCCGGAGAACGGCGATCAGGGCGGCCCGCCGCGGGTCGCGATCGAGGGCCACTACGACAGCGACAACAGCGAGTTCGTCCTCGAATCGAACCCGGAACTCGCGCCCAACAGCACGATGGCGACCGCCGACCTGGTCGTCGAATGGCTCGCCGACGGCCGTGACGCCCTCTCGACGGAAGACATCGCAGTTGGCGACGGGACGGATTCCTGGACGGCGCGGATTCCCAAGAGCGCGCTCGGCGGCGAGACCGCTCGCGTCCACGCGGCACCCTGGGATACGAACGCGCACGGCTACACCGACACCGTCGTCCTCGACCCGCAGAACGAGGCCATCGAGTATCCCAACCGGCCGCCGGAGTGGATCCACGACGGGATCATGTACGAGATCTTCCCGCGATCGTTCATGGGCCCGCCGGAGGACGGCGAGTGGCCGACCCATAACTCCAACGCGAACTTCAGCAGCTTCCAGGAGAAGCTGGATTACCTCGAAGAACTGAACGTCGACGTGATCTGGTTCACGCCGACGGTGCCCTCCGAGAGTGGTAACTGGAAGCGCCAGAACTTCGACGAGTGGTCCGGAGAGGGCAACCGGTTCAAGTACGTCGGCGGCGGTCCGCACGGCTACGACGCGCTGTCGTACTTCCAGAAGGCCGAGGACCTCACCTCCGAGTACACCTTCAGCGACTACGTCGACGAACCGTGGCCCTGGGAAGACGGCTACGACCCCGAGAACAACGCCCGCCAGGCCGCTCGCGAGAGCGCGATGGCCGAGTTCCAGGAGTTCCTGGAGGCCGCCCATCAGAAGGACATCAACGTCTGCATCGACTTCGTCATCAACCACGGCGGTCGCCACCATCCGTTCTTCCAGGACACGATCGCCAGCCTGAGCGAGACGCGACCGTCCGGATGGACCTACAGGGGCATCGCCGAGAACGACAGCAGTTCGAAGTACTTCGACTGGTTCGCCCGCAAGGACGCCCCGAACACGACCGCCGACGGGGATATCGTCGATCCCGCGCCGGCGATGACCGGCTTCGCGGGGCTGCGCGTGATGCCCCAGTGGAACTACGGCAACGTCGCGCTGCGCGAGCACATCCTCGCGGCGGCCGAGCACTGGGCGGAGATGGGCGTCGACGCCTTCCGGTGTGACATCGCCTACGGCGTACCACACAGCTTCTGGAAGGAAGTTCGGGAAGCGGTACGCGAGCACAACAGCGAGTTTATGATGCTCGACGAGACCATCCCGAACGATCCCAGCTTCGCCGAAAACGAGTTCGACATGCACTTCGACACGTCGGGCTTCATGAAGAGCGGCGGCCAGGGAGTCGTCAACGGCGGCGACCCGATGGATCTGTACGACATCGTTGCGAACCGCAAAAACGAGGGGTGGCCCGACCACACGCTGTTGGCCAACTCGACGGAGAACCACGACGAGCAGCGGCTCTACAAGATCGCTCGTGACGGGGCCCGCGACGACCCCGCCAAGGCCCAGCGTGCGGTCTGGGCGGCCGGAGTCGCTCTCCCTGGGATACCGTTTATCTACTACGGCCAGGAACGGCTGATCACCGAGAACGGCCACCAGCGCTACGACTACAACGGCGAAGGCAACGATCCGCGTGCCGGTGACGTCGGTCCGGAGAACTACAAGCGTGCGTTCATGAACTGGGAGGAGAACGGCGACGACGTGCCAGCCGAGCACCTCCAGTTCTACAAGGACGTCACCCAGCTGTACAAAGACGAGGATATCCTCAAGCCCGACGCCGACATGCAGAAGACGTGGTTCCAGTCCGACGACAGTGTGCTCGTGTTCGGTCGGTCGATGGAGACCGACGAGGGCACTGAGAACGTCGTCGTGATGGTCCACTTCGACCCGGGCACGGCGCAGGTCGATCTGCTGCCGGGCACCTCGACGACGAACCGCTTCGCCGGCGATCCGGCCGGCGAGAACATCGGCGTCGACAACGACACCGAGGGCGTCACCGTCGAGTTCGACACGCTGGCCGTCGTCGAGACGGACACGCTGTTCAGCGTTGGCGACCGAATCGCCCAGTTCGACGAGGGCACCGGCGACGACAACGGACCCGGATCGTACACGTACCCGACAGGCGACGCCTACGGCGAGGGCGCGTTCGACATGTCCGGGTTCACGATCCACACGACGGCCGACAGCGTCCAGTTCCGGGCGCCGATCGCCGGCGATCTGACGAACCCCGAAGGGTACGCCGGCGGCATCACGGCACAGCACCTGCAGATCTACCTGCAGAACCCCGAAGCCGAGAACGGAGCGACCGAGGGTCGGGCCGGAACGAACGTTACCTTCGAGGCACCCTATCAGTACCGGCTGGTCGCCGACGGCGAGAACGGTGCCCGCGTCGAGGATCACGAGGGCAACGTCGTGGCCGAAGGGTCGGTCATGGCCAACGGGGTCGCCGACGAGATCGTCGTCGAGATACCCAAGACCGCCATTGAGGGCGGGATCCGCTCGTACTACGTCGCGCCGCTGATGCTCGGGTACCACCCCGACGGCGAGGGCAACGTCATGCCCGTGCAGGCCGAGGCAGGCTCGAACGCCTTCGGCGGCGCCGAGACGCCGGGGCAGGCCCCGCGAGTCATCGATATGGTCGTGCCCGAGACCAGTACACAGTCCGACGCGCTGGCATATTCGTCCGACGCGAAGGCAACGCTGCCGTACACGTCGCTGGCGTCGGAGTTCGAGATTGCCGGACGCGCAAACGACGAGACCGGCGACGACAACGGTCCCGGCAACTTCCAGTATCCGGACGCGCCGGAAGGTGATTTCTACGAGGGTATGTGGGATATCACGAACGTCAATATCTATGAGAGCCGGTCCCGCGCACGCTTCGAGTACACCATGGCAACGGAGATGCAGAACGTCTGGAGCCTCAACGGGATCTCCCAGCAGTTCCCACAGGTGTACCTCCGCGATCCCGAGGCCGGCGACGACCAGCCCACGTCCACGGAAGGGCGCAACGGGATGAACGTCAACTTCGCCGAACCGTATCACTACCGCGTGGTCGTCCACGGTGAGGGGACCGCACAGGTCGAGAACGCCAACGGCGAGGTCGTCAGCTCCGACGTGAACCTCGCAGTCGACGGGACGGACATCCGCTTTGACTTCCCGATGGACGCCATCGGCGGCTCCCCGCGAGGGATGGATATCGCCGCGCTGGTCGCACCGTACGACGGCTTCGGGACCGGCGGCGTCCGCCAGAGCTTCGCCAGCCAGCCCGGCGAGTACACGATCGGTACCAGCGGCGAGCCGACCGAGACCGCGCCGCACGTCATGGACATGGTCACGCCCGCCGGTACGATCCAGGCGCAGGCGCTGGCCTACACCGCGGATGCGAAGGCACAGATCCCGCTCGCAAGCTGGGACGGCGTCTACAAGATCCAGCAGGGGATCGGTTCGATCTCCGATCCGGAAGGCGACGACTTCGGTCCGGGTTCCTACACCTACCCGGCGAACCTCGAGAAGGGGCAGTTCGACGTCACGAACGTCAACATTGAGAGCAAGGCACAAGAATGGACGTTCACCGCCACGATGGGCGTCCAGAAGAACCAATTCGGCAACGACGCCGGCTTCAGTTCTCAGGTCATCCAGGTGTACATCCAGGATCCGAACGCGCCGGAAGACGCGCCGACAAGCACGGAAGGAACTGCTGGCACCGTCTCACAGTTCCAGGAGCCGTATCACTACGTTGCCCATATCCAGGCCGGCAGTGCTCGCCTCGAAGACGCCAACGGGAACGCTATCGTCGAGGAAATCCCGGCCTCGGGAGATACCGAGAACAACACGATCACGTTCGGCATTCCGAAATCGCCGATCAACACCGAGGACATCACGCAGCTGAAAACCGCGATGATGGTGTTCAGCCAGGACGGCTTCGGTGAGAACGGCATCCGCCAGGGCATCAACCCCGGCGAGGCCGGTGATTGGAACTTCGGCGGTGGAAAAGAAGGAGCGCTTGAGAGCGCACCCCGCGTGATCGATCTGGTCGGGCCCGACAACGTGGTCGATCAGGAGAGTTCGCTCTCCTACAGCGAAGGATCGCCGCCGCTCATCCCGCTGTACACTATCCAGACGCTGGTTTCCGGCCAGCCCCCGGGTGGTGGCCTGCAAGCCATCGCCGCGCCCGGTCCGACGGTCTTCGGCGGTGTCGAGGCTTCTCTCGACGCCTCGAAATCCAAGGATCCGGACGGTCAGGAACTGACATTCCAGTGGGAGCAGACGGCCGGCCCCGACGTCCAGGAATTCAACAGTACGGACACGGCACAGCCGACGTTCATCGCTCCCGATGTCGAAGAGGAGACGACACTGGAATTCACGGTCACAGTGTCCGATCCGGACGACAACGAAGCGACGGGAACGACGACGGCGACAGTTCTCCCGCAGTCGGCAAACGACGCGCCGATCGCCGACGCCGGCGATGACAAGAACACGAAACCGGGTAACACCGTCTCGCTGCAGTCGGTCGACTCCGAGGACCCCAACGGTGGGACGCTCTCCTACCACTGGGAGCAGACAGGCGGTACTCCCGAAGTCGACCTGGTCGGTGCGGACAGTTCCGGCGCAGCCTTCAACGCGCCGGACGTCGACAGTGAGACGACGCTGACCTTCGAACTCACCGTCGACGACGGCCAGGGCAAGACGGCGACCGACACTGTCAACGTCACTATCTCGCCCGCCGACGGCGGCAGTGGTACGACGACCGAGTCCGGCGACGGATTCGGCCCCGGCTTCGGCGTCGTCAGCGGTGCGCTGGGCACCGCCGGTGGTGTCGCCTACGCCGCCAAATCGCTGCTCGGTGACGACGACCCCGCACAGCCTGAAGACGTCGCTGTCGAGGACGTCGAAGACGAGGAATAA